In Vibrio stylophorae, the genomic stretch TCAGCAGGGCGCGTAGGTGGTCGTAAAGCAAATTAAAGACAAAGGCATAACAGGTGATAAAGATAGTCATGCTTAAATCCATCAAAAAAGCATGCAGCAATGATGTTTTAAGGGCATAGGCAAAGACTGGCACCGTAAAGCAGATTAAACCGGCTTCAAATAAAACAACGTGAAAGATGCGCAGCTTTAAAGGGCGCAGGGTTTTCTCACCTGGAAAAAAACGATCGAATACCAAATTAAAAAAGTAGTTCCAAATCATTGCGATGGTTGCGATGGTTATCATAGTTCCTGATAGCACAGCAACAGGTTGATCGGTGAAGAGGATCAGCGCAATGATGGAAAAAGTGATCGCTAAAATTTCAAATAGCACAGCATGAAATATTCGCTCAGCCACACTCATGAATGTTCTCCAGAAAGATTTTGATTGATTTGGGGCGCTGATTATACGGAGAATAACGAAAACACAATGTTAACAGCTATCACGAAAAGTGATGGGTGAGCGTCCATGTATACCCTAGAGCAATTAAAAATATTTGTGACTGTGTGCGAATGCGGCTCTTTTTCTGCAGCAGCGAGAAAACTGAAACGTGCACAATCTGGTGTTAGTCAGGCGGTGGCTAATTTAGAGATAGAGATTGATCAGCAGCTTTTTCATCGCGATAAGAACAAACCCGAGCTGACGGTGAGTGGCCGTGCGCTATTGCCTGTGGTGCGGGCGATTTTGCACCAGCAGCATTATTTTGAGCAAAAAATAGAATCCATCGCGAGCGATCATGAGCAAGAGCTGGTGATTGCCGTGGACGAAAGCTTGGTTGATGATAGCTTGATCGCTCTATTTGCTGATTTAGCAGCGCATTTCCCTAATACTGATTTTGATTTGGTCAGTGCATCAACCTTTGAAGTTGATGAGATGGTGCGTCAGGGGCGGGCGCAAATTGGCATTCACTATGTGGGTGGCGATCTAAAAGATGCGGTGGACTTCTTTTTATTGGGGCAAGCCAAATTCGTCAACATTAGTGCGCCGCAGCATCCTCTTGCTCAGTTTGCGCAGGTGACCGATAGCGATTTAAAACGCTATCGGCAATGTGTACATCGGGATGCTCAGCACCATGAATTATGGTTTACCTACGCCATTAGTAATGCCAAATGGTATGCCAACTCCCATGAAAATGTGGTTGCTTTGGTGGTGCAAAATGTGGGCTGGGCCAATGTGCCAGAGCGCCATGCGAAAAAGTTACTGAGTCAGAAAAAATTGGTGCGCTTACCTGTGGTACATGAAAGAGATGGCTGGTTGACCCATGTCGGCTGCTCGATTTCGCGTCGCTGCGTCAACGGACCAGTGCTCCGCCACCTGCTGGCACAGTTGCAACAATATCGTTTTGAACATGATCACTGGCAAAAGCAGAGTCATAAGAAATAATTGTTGTCCCTATGAAGCAAATAAAACGTTTTACCTATTTTGTTTTACTACACGATTTGTGGATTTTCGTGGGAGTAAATAGTTGGTTGAACGGTTGTATATTTAAGAGCAGGTTACGTTGATATTGCTGCAACACAGGATCAGTTAAATCAAAAAAATATGATGTTTCGTGGAAATGCGAAATTATGCATATGAATCATAACTCATTGAAATATTAGAATAGGCATTCTTTAGAACGGTTACCCTGTTCAATTTCATCATGAAGGGATTATCAATGAGAAAGGTGTTGTTTGTTGTAGGTGCTCTATTGCTGAGTGGGTGTATGTCGACTGGGTCACAGCAGGTGGCTAAAAATGATCCACGGCCTTGTGCTAAGAATCTAACGGTAGAAGGCAGCTTTATCACTGGACGCCAATTTAAAACGACCGGATTCGTTTCAGGAACATCGAAAAATAAAGCGTATCAAAAAGTGTATAAGCATTTAGCAATGGAAGGCTGGAACATTGTGAATGCAAATAAAGAGATGGGGATTATCAATGCGAGTCAAGCCGTCTCATTTGGTGAGGGCGAAACGGCACCACTGAATGTGATGGTTGAACCACAAAAAGGTGGTGTTGATGTATTTGTTTCTTTTGCGATTGGCGGCGGTGTATCAACGTCCAAAGACGCTGTCATTGACGCATTCTGTAAAATTGTTCTTTCTGCCAAATAATGAAATAAAAACAGGCCGTAAGGCCTGTTTTTTTGTTTCATTTAAAATAGTGAAGCCTCAGCTCGCTATTTTTTCGCAGTATTCCCCTTATCCGCGACCACCTTGGTGTAATCCGCTGGAACTTCTAAAAGCGCATCGGCTACTGGCATCATGCGAACATTGGTGACTTCATAGATATATTGAAATACGGGGGTTGTTTTCCAAGCGTTGGGATCGGTTTCATTCAAGCCCATGGCATCTTGTGCAAGCCCGCCGAGAAAATCGACAGCGACGCCTTCAATATCAGTTGGCGCACTTTGCTCGCTGTTATCGGTTGGTTGGTTTTGCTCAGGGCAGGTGGTTTGATTGACATACCAAGCCATATCGATTTGCAGTGGATAGCCCTTAATTTTACGCAGCTCTCGTGTATAGCGATTGTAGGTGTTGCTGTCGCGATGTTGGGTATCCCCTGAAAAAGCGCTGAGTGCGCGATAGCCATCTTCACCAATAATGCGTGATAAATCGTTATTATCGCCCGTCTTCGCAAGGTAATTATCGGTAAAGGCTTGATGTACTTTCCAGGCTTCATTCATCGTTTGAGTTGGCTGTGTCGTCCATACATGAATGCGCAAAATACTGGTGTCTTTATTGCCTGCGTTATCCTTAGATTCCGTATGCCACTCGACCAAATACCCATCGGTGCGCATGCCAGCAATCTCTTTTTGTTGGCCTGTTTTTTTCACCACATAATTTTCTTTGCTTAGGCGCACCGGACATTGCTCAACAGGCTCTTCTGGCATGGCGTTGTCGCCTTGCTCATCCTCTGGCTCAGGTGCCCAGTTAAATTGAAAATCATCACAACTATGGATGCCGCAGTTGCGATAGGTCTTGGCAATATCATCTGCAAGCTGAGCACGTCCACGCTTCATATCGATAAAGTCACTGGTTTGAGCATTCGCCCAGCGCAATAGCATGTTTTTAAAACGCATATCATCGCTAATACGACGTTGGTTATCTCGAGTGAGTACCAATTGGGTCCCTGTGAGGTTTGGCGCGCTGCTGCCTGTGACCGTGAGTTTGGCATTGAGCACAGCAGTCATCGCTTGTGGCTCACCGACGCTGAGTTGTGGCTCAAGGAACGCAATATAAGAGCTGGTGCTAGCGCCGCAAGCACTGAGCAGCACTGCGGTTGCAGCTGCAAGGGCTGCAGATGATAGTGTTGAACTGATGTTCATCGCGAACTTATCCGTGTTTGAGTGAAATTTTCGGTAACTTATCATTTTGTTTTCATTGGATTTGTTTAGTTTTATCAAAAGTGAGTTCAGCTCGAAAAAATCACTGTAATGACAGCGAAATATTTTCCAAATCAATTCGTTAAGAGAGAAAAGTTGAATAAAGCGAAGCTGTATCCGCTGGGGGAATATGAAGGTGTTTTTTCTGCGATGATATTTGAAATGGGGTTTGAGACACTTGTAGAAATGGGTCTTGAGGATAGATGTGAAGACTTTCCAGAGAAGAAAAAGAAAAATAAAGTGAGATAAAAGTAGGCACCTCACATGCTGCGCTAAGGTGCCTAATTTTAGTTAACCAGTATATGCGCCACTGCTGTAGTGCAACTCATAGCTGTGTGAATAGATCTCCAGAATGTTACCAAATGGGTCTTCCATATAGATCATGCGATAAGGTTTTTCGCCTGGATAGTAATAGCGCGGTGCTTTCATGCGTTTTTTACCGCCAGCCGCGACAATTTTTTCAGCCAAGCCTTCAACATCTGGATCTTGTACACAGAAGTGGAAGATGCCGGTTTTCCAGTATTCAAAGTTGTTTTCAGGGTTTTCTTGGTTATCAAACTCAAAGAGTTCAACGCCAATGCGATCGCCCGTGGAAAGGTGAGCAATACGAAAACGCGCCCAGCCAGCGCCAAAGACATCGGTACACATTTCGCCAATGGCTGAGTCATCTTCGATGATCTCTGTGGGTGGCATAATTAAATACCAGCCAAGCACTTCAGTATAAAATTTGACCGCCGCTTCTAGGTTCGGAACTGAAATACCGATATGAGAAAAGCTGCGTGGGTAGGTTGGGTTTGTCTGTGTCATCTTAAGCACCTCCAATCGAGAACAAGGCAAGTGTAGCCAAAGACAAAACCTATAAAAAATTATCATTTATTCTTAATTTGATAATTATTTGTAATAAATCTATCGCCTTGAATGTTCAAAGCTGCGGGTGTGGTTGGCGTTTATCTCTCAGAAAATAAGTAGGATATGGCACTTTCAGTGCCTAGCGGTTTAACCCCGTCGGTATTGAATCAGCAAAATAGAGAATGAAGATGAGTGAAGAATATAATGATGTGATCTCTCGCCACTACGCAGCATATCGCCCGCCACTGCATCAATTGATTTTGGCAAAAGCGCTCGCGTCCATGCCTGCGGTAACTTTGGGATTAGATATTGGTTGTGGCACTGGGGTCTCGAGCCGCGCCTTGCAGCCCTATTACCGCAAAATCATTGCGATTGACCCAAGTGAGGCGATGATTGCAAAGGCGCATGGCGATTCGAATATTGAATACCGAGTCGGTTGCGGTGAGCAGATTGATTTGCCAGAGCAAAGCGTGGATTTGGTCACCTTTGCAGGCTCTTTGTTTTATGCAAAATCACCCGCTTTGGTCACTGAGTTAGTGCGTGTTCTCAAGCCACAAGCTGTGGTGCTGGCCTACGATTTTGAGGTGAATCTTGACGTCTATTTGGCGCTCTTTGATATTGCGCTCAATCGCGTACAGATTGATTATGACCATGCGATTAATTTTGATGATTGCCCATCGTTTCAAGCGATAGACATCGCACAAAGCAAGGTTGCGTTACCGGTGAGCGCACAAGAAATTGCTCATGTATTGTTGTCATCGACTGCGCGTTATGAGGCGTTATCGGAGAAGTTTGGCCAAGAGGACCCCTTTGATGCCATGGTGGCCGTGCTCCATCAGCATGCAGCGACGCATCAAATTGAGGCCGAAATATATTATTCACGTTATCAGTATCAGCCGCTGCTCTAAGGCGTGCCCAAGAAGCGAGCCTAAGTAGGCTGAGTACCAAACTGTCGTTGAATGGGGGACGGGAGAAGCGATTTTGAATGTGAAGGATGGTGGCATGCAAATTGAGCGCGCGAGCCAGGCAGATGCCGCATCCATACAGATGCTCGTTGAACAGGTTTCCACGCAAAGCATTTTGCCCGATTTAACCTTGCAGGGTCGCAGCGCTTATCTGCGCTTTATGCAAGAGGAGATGGCATCGATCTTTGAGGATGCGCGATATCTCATTGTGAAAATGAGTCAGGGCCAGGATCTGATGGGTTTCGCAGCTTTGCGCGATGGACACTATCTGAGTCATCTCTTTGTGGCACTATCATGGCAAAGACGTGGTGTGGGGCGGCAGCTACTCAATGCATTGTGCGCGCATGCCCGATCGAATC encodes the following:
- a CDS encoding lactoylglutathione lyase family protein — protein: MTQTNPTYPRSFSHIGISVPNLEAAVKFYTEVLGWYLIMPPTEIIEDDSAIGEMCTDVFGAGWARFRIAHLSTGDRIGVELFEFDNQENPENNFEYWKTGIFHFCVQDPDVEGLAEKIVAAGGKKRMKAPRYYYPGEKPYRMIYMEDPFGNILEIYSHSYELHYSSGAYTG
- a CDS encoding LysR family transcriptional regulator, which codes for MYTLEQLKIFVTVCECGSFSAAARKLKRAQSGVSQAVANLEIEIDQQLFHRDKNKPELTVSGRALLPVVRAILHQQHYFEQKIESIASDHEQELVIAVDESLVDDSLIALFADLAAHFPNTDFDLVSASTFEVDEMVRQGRAQIGIHYVGGDLKDAVDFFLLGQAKFVNISAPQHPLAQFAQVTDSDLKRYRQCVHRDAQHHELWFTYAISNAKWYANSHENVVALVVQNVGWANVPERHAKKLLSQKKLVRLPVVHERDGWLTHVGCSISRRCVNGPVLRHLLAQLQQYRFEHDHWQKQSHKK
- a CDS encoding class I SAM-dependent methyltransferase, with protein sequence MSEEYNDVISRHYAAYRPPLHQLILAKALASMPAVTLGLDIGCGTGVSSRALQPYYRKIIAIDPSEAMIAKAHGDSNIEYRVGCGEQIDLPEQSVDLVTFAGSLFYAKSPALVTELVRVLKPQAVVLAYDFEVNLDVYLALFDIALNRVQIDYDHAINFDDCPSFQAIDIAQSKVALPVSAQEIAHVLLSSTARYEALSEKFGQEDPFDAMVAVLHQHAATHQIEAEIYYSRYQYQPLL
- a CDS encoding GNAT family N-acetyltransferase, which translates into the protein MQIERASQADAASIQMLVEQVSTQSILPDLTLQGRSAYLRFMQEEMASIFEDARYLIVKMSQGQDLMGFAALRDGHYLSHLFVALSWQRRGVGRQLLNALCAHARSNQISLRSSINALGFYQSLGFQKTGPEATYQGIRYVPMRLQLRR
- a CDS encoding PACE efflux transporter yields the protein MSVAERIFHAVLFEILAITFSIIALILFTDQPVAVLSGTMITIATIAMIWNYFFNLVFDRFFPGEKTLRPLKLRIFHVVLFEAGLICFTVPVFAYALKTSLLHAFLMDLSMTIFITCYAFVFNLLYDHLRALLIRRVFSPA